TCGCGTCCGCAGACCAGCCCCACACCGCCAACAACGCCCGCGCCCGGAGCTTCATTTTCCATTCCATGGCCCGCCAGAGGCGCAATCTCAAGAAAGAACGAACCCTCATCCAGCAGCATCTCCACGCGATCGCGCGGCAGCAGCTTGCCCCGCTCCACATGGCGTTTCACATATTTTTCGCCGCCGCCTTCAGTCGACCGCTTCAGTTCGGCGCGCAGCCGTTCCACGGCGGAGCGCATGGCGGCATAGTTGGCTTTGTACCCGCTTGACTGGCAGTCGACTGTGGAGCGCAGATGGTTCACGGGCGATAAATATATCAGGCGGAGGGCCTGATGAGCAGCAATTCACCTCGTCCCACGGAATCAGGCGATCCATTTGAGAGAAGAAAACGCCTACTTCTGAGGGTCCTCTCAGGGAACTTCAGCAGCTCTCGATTCCCGCACACATGGGCCAACTCGCGCTTGAGAGGGGCATCTAATTCAACTGTAGCAGCCAAAATGGCCCCGATTACGCGAGCTTCGTCGCTCATCCTTGGTATACGCGTATCTGTTGCCGAGGGGCCCGAATCTAGAAAACGGAAAACGGAGGACACTAGTGAGAAATTTGAATAAGCTTGCATTGATCGTAGCACTGGGTAGCGGTTTCGCAATCGCACAAAGCACGCCGGCTTCGCCGAGCACAGCGCCGAGCTCAACCTCGCAGCCATCATCGATGCCGGACCAGCAGCCATCCACCACGGCTCCTGACCAGGGCAAGAGCCCTGCAAATTCGCCGGAGCAACTGCCAAACACTGATCAGAAGAAGTCCGATCAGAGCGCTGATCAGAACAAAATGCCGCAAAGTGACGCTGCTCCTGCCGCCGCCAATGGCGACGTCCAGAGCACCATCCAGTCTGCGATCCAGAAGGATCCAAGCCTGGCCAGCGCTAACGTAACGGTAGATGTGAAGAATGGCAAGTCAGTTGAACTGACCGGTACCGTTCCCAGCAAAGACGCGAAGGACGCTGCTGAGCGCATCGCGAAAGAAAATTCAGGCGGCCTGAAAGTTAAGAACCACCTGAAAGTTGCCTCTGCCAACATGCCGGACAAATCAGACAAGTCAAAGTCCGACAACATGAGCAACCCTAAATAACTGATTCAAACTCCAGGGGTGTTTAACACACCTTACTAGAGCGAAGCGAGGCGGCTCCTGAATGGGGCCGCCTTTTTTTGTTTAAGGTTCATCATCACGATGGACAGTCTGCGGAGAAAACGCGGGCAAGCATATAGCGATGTACTCCGTGGCCTCGTCCGGAGTTGAGTATTGGATCCATTCACCGGGGTGAGACACTACGGCTTCTCCGGCGGAAACGTCGAAAGATCCATCTTTATGCTGCACGTGCAGCTTGCCGCGAATGACGATAGTGTATTCCTCAAATTCCGGCGTCTGCCCAGGTTCCTGCCATCCTGCGGGACTGCGCATGTGCGCGATGCTCAGGCGCTCGGTCTTGGAATTCACGCGGCCAAAAAATTCGTCAATGATCTTGGGCATGTTGCCCGCCGCCTTAATCCGAGTGGGCTTGTCAATGTGCGTCGGCAATAGTGATCTCCTTTATTGGCCGCCCTGCGCAGGCCTGAGTTTGAAATATGAAATTGTAAAAAGCGTTCCCAGAATAAAATCTCCAGCGCCGCCCAGGGCAACAATGGCCGGGATCCGTCTTAAATTAAACAGTACAGCACATGCCACGCAATAAGTAAGTTTTTCCAGGATTGCCGCCGGAATAATCGGACGGAAACGCTGCGGATCTCGGGCGATGATCAGGAACGCAACCTGCCATGCGACAGCAACTCCAAAAAATCCATAGTAGAACTCTGGATGCGTGATTGCGGGCGGCATTTTTTCTGCCATTATCTTTTCGCCAAAAAATCCCGGCAATAGCACAATGAGCCCGTAAATCCCTGCCACCAAAAATACAATCCTTGAGAAACGGTCTTTTATCATTCGGCCTCATCACAGGCTGGCTTTAAACTGGCTCGCCAACCGCCTCAGCAAAAAGGTACCATAACCGGTTTCCGGTTCTTGCTTTCAGCCGTTCTTCTATATCTCTCACAGGAGCATTCATGTCTATTCATCCATGCAAGCTGGCGGTTGCAGTTCTTCTCTGGAGTCTTATGGCGTCAGCGCAATCAAACATTACAGAACGGCTTAATGTTGATGCTACTGATGCGCCTCGCAACATGCTGCATGCCACGATTACCATTCCCGTGGCTTCCGGGCCGGTCACGATCGTCTATCCCAAGTGGATTCCCGGCAACCACCGGCCTACAGGCCCAATCCAGAATTTTACCGGGCTGCATTTCAAAGCCGGCAGCAGGGAACTGGAATGGCAGCGCGACCTGGAAGACATGTATGCCTTCCACTTGCAGATTCCAGCGGGTGTGACCGAGTTGCAGGCTTCATATGACACGATTACATATAACGGCAAGAGTTCATTGTCGTCCAGCAAGGTGCTGGATTTGCTCTGGAACCAGGTAGTGCTTTATCCCAAAGGAGCTACCACTGATTCGGTGCAGGTGGCGGCCTCTGTGCGGCTTCCGGAAGTCTGGAAGTTTGGCACCGCGCTTACGCCCACGCAGCAGAACGGGAATTCCGTGGAGTTCCAGACTGTTTCTCTCACGCGACTGGTCGATTCACCGCTGATCGCAGGTTCAATTTACCGGCAGATACAAATAACGCCCGCTGGAGAGCCGCTCACGCACGTTGTTGACATGGTGGGTGAAAGCGATGAAGCCATACAGATCACCGATAAAGACATCGCCAGCCTGAAGCAGCTGGTGGCGGAAACCGGAAAGCTTTTTGGTGCGCGTCATTACACCAAGTACACATTTCTTCTTACGCTGGGTGACCAGACGGCGCACCACGGCCTGGAGCATCACGAATCCAGTGACAACGGAACCGATGAAGAAATGTTCAGTGACGCCGACGTCCACGATCTTGAAGCCGATCTTCTACCACACGAGTTTGTTCATTCCTGGAATGGCAAGTACAAGCGTCCTGCGGGACTGGCTACGCCCAATTATCAGGAGCCGATGCACGGCGACCTGCTATGGGTTTACGAAGGACTGACCGACTACCTGGGCAACCTGCTCGCGGCGCGGACTGGCCTGCGTTCGCCTGACCAGTTTCGTGAGAACCTGGCCTACACAGCAGCCATGCTTGATCATCGCGCGGGACGAACATGGCGTCCGCTGCAGGATACGGCCACGAGCGTACAGAGTCTGTTTGCCGCTCCGGCGGAGTGGACCAACTGGCGACGCACCGCCGATTACTATCCTGAAGGTTACCTGATCTGGCTTGAAGTGGATTCTCTTATCAGGCAAAAGAGCAACGGTCAAAAGTCACTCAACGATTTTTGCCGTCTGTTTTATGGAGGCAAGAGCGGCCCGCCCACGGTAGTCCCGTACAAATTTGAAGATGTGGTCGCAACGCTTAACCAGGTTGTTCCGAATGATTGGGCCAAACTGCTGCGCGAACGTTTGGACTCAAAATCTCCTCATGCTCCCATGGGCGGAATCACCAATGGCGGATGGAAGCTGGTGTATTCCGGGCAGAAAAATACGACGATGGAAGCGCGAGAAAAAAACAGCGAATCGATTGACCTGAGTTTTTCTCTGGGCTTCATCGCCACCAAGCAGGGTGATGTACTTGACGTGATTCCCGGGGCGCCTGCCTACGCCGCCGGCCTGGGGCCGGGAATGAAAGTTATTGCGGTGAACGGCCGCAAGTGGTCAAAAGACGTGGTCCGCGCTGCGCTGCGAGGATCGATCAAGGGCCAGCAACCAATATACTTACTGGCGGAAAATGGCGAATACTACAGCACCTATCAGGTGAACTACCACGAAGGTGAGCGATACCCACATCTGGTTCGTGAGGACGGCCAGCCAAACATTCTGGATGAAATTATCAAGCCGCAGGCGGCAGGGCAGTAGGATGGATTTCCTGAAATTTAGCTCTGACCAGGATTAGGCGTGGCCGGTATGCGATTCTTGGTGACAGCAGCGGTGCGCTCCAGCTTGTCCCAGGCAAAAGGCTTTCCGTCTATGGCGCGCTTGACCGTCTTGGCCAGCACCGCGGAAAAAAGCTGCCGGTAGGAAAATCTCTGCAGCCACAGGTGCAGCAGCAACTGCGCGTCTTCTCCCGTGCCTTCCACGCGGCGCTCCAGCAGAAACGCCAACGCTGACGCAATGAAATCAATGGCCAGAAAGATCACGAAATAAAAAGCCAGACGCTCAAAGCTGCTCGCGTCCGTGCTTTCTGGATGGAAGTACCGAGCGGCGGCGTACTCCAGCACGCCAAACAAGAACATGATGTCGATGAACGGTGATACCAGCGGCAGCATGATCTGGAAAATAATAATGTTGGGCAGGGCAATCCAGCCCAGGCGGCTGCGGCGGCGAATGGCGGCGCCGTGCTTCCACACGGCTTGAAGAATGCCGAATGACCAGCGGAAGCGCTGGCGCATGAGGCCGCGTGCATTTGTCGGCGCCTCAGTAAACGCCAGGGCGCGATCTTCATTCACCACGCGCCAGCCGTTTTCCAGCAGAGACATGGTCAGGTCGGCATCTTCCGCCACTGTATCAGTATGGTAGCCGCCGGCTTCACGGACGGCAGAGACGCGCCATGCGCCAATCGCTCCGGGAACCACGCTTACCGCGCCAAATACGTTGAGAGCGCGACGCTCAAAATTCTGGCTGGTGATATATTCCAGCGCCTGCCAGCGCGTCCACAGATTCACGCGGTTGCCAACCTTGGCATTGCCCGCGACTGCGGCCACTCTAGCATCCGCGAAATGCGGCACCAAAATGGAAATAGCGTTGGGAGCAATTACCGTATCGGCATCAATGCCGACATAGATTTCATCCTGCGTATGTTTCAGGGCGTGATTCAGCGCTTCCGCTTTTCCGGCGTTGGTCTTGGTCAGCAGTAGGACGCGGCCATCAGCAATCTCTCTGGCAAATTTTTCCCGCACCACGGCGGATGTCGCATCTTTTGATCCGTCATCCACCACGATCGTCCGTAGGTTCGGGTAGTCTGACGCCAGCGCCGAACGGACAGTATTCTCAATCACCTTTTCTTCATTGAATGCGGGAATGATGACAGTAACTTTCGGTTTGTAATCCGGGCCGCCCACGGGCGCTGGTGTCCGCAGGCGATCGTATGTGGCTAGCGCGCCAATGCCTAGAAGACGGGCGCTCATCAGTACGTCACCAATAAAAAAGACCAAGACGATAAATTGTGCCAGCCATCGTCCCAATTGGAATACGTAGCCATCCAGTCGCGCACCGAGCACTTCATTAGAAGGCAGCTCTGGCATCACGTCAGCCCGTGTCTTGCCCAACAGCTCTTCAACGCTCACAATCTTGAATCCGCGTGCGCGCAAGCCTTCAATGACCGCGGGCAGGGCCTGGACGGTTGCAGAGCGGTCGCCGCCGCCATCGTGCAGCAGAATGATGTTGCCGCAATAAAGAGGACCGCGTGTCTGGCAGCCCTTAGTGGCCGCGCGCTGGGCCTGGTCCATTACTTCGGTGACGATCTCCGCGGCGGTTTGGCCTTTTCTCCAGTCATTAGGATCAATCTTAGATCCCACCGTGATGTAACCTTCGGTCTGGACAAGTTCCAGCGGCCGCACCTGATCGGCGATGTCAGGGTCCTGGTCAATGGAATACGGCGGCCGGAAATACAGCGGTTTTACACCCATCTTGCTGGCAAATAGTTTTTCCGTCAGCTGCAACTCCACGCGCTTCATGTACCAGGATGAAACGTCGCTGATATCGGGATGGGTAAACGTGTGATTGCCAATATCATGTCCCTCATCGTAAATACGCTGCGCCAGCCCGGGAAACTTCTGCGTCTGCAATCCGATCAGAAAAAACGTGGCTGGGGCATTTTCGCGCTTCAGGATGTCGAGAATCTGCGGTGTGTATAAAGAGTCAGGGCCATCATCAAACGTGATGGCGACTTGTTTATCTTTCCAGCCCAGAGCCTTCAGTTGATAGGGCTCGGGCAGCACGGTCATTTTTTCTGAAGCGACGAACTTGCCGTCTGAATCAAGCTTAACCTCGCGCTGGCCGGGCTTCGGTCTCTGCTGGATATACAGAATTTCGCCATCGCCTTCCTTGTCAACGTCTTCACCTGAAGGGACTACTGCGAGCTTCTGCTCGGCGCCGGTTTCAGTGGGATTGTCCCAGATTTTCCAGAGTGATCGATCTTCCGATCCCAACCGCCACAGCGCAAAAGTACGTATGCCCTGATCGCGCGCCGAGCGCATCTGGTTTAGCGCCGTGACAGCATCCAGAAACCAGACCTGATGCTCCTGGCCGCCATCTTCCATATAGGCGAAATGAGGATTGAGGGAATCGGAATCGAGTTCAATTTCTGCGCTGGACTCACGCGCATGCAGCCATGCTTCCTGTACGTTGTTGGTGTCAACGTTGGTAATGCGCTTCTTCCGGCCAGAAAGCTTCCAGTCATAGCCATAACTACCGATGGCGCAGATGATCTTGGTTTTAGGAATATCCTTCACCGCCTGCTTCAGGTTGGCAGTGAACCAGTCCTGCGCAGCCACAGGCCCCGGAGCGCTCGTGACCTGATGCTGGTCATAGTTCATGATGACCAGGCCATCGGCGGCGGCGGCGAGCGCCGGATAATCGTAATCTTTATCTGCGACTGGGACGTTCACGTACAGCCTTAGCCCGCGAGCATGCAGATCATGGCCCAGTTCCTGCATCAGCGCCAGAAATCCGGGCTGAGCTTTGAGAGGTATTTCCTCAAAGTCGATTGCCGCGCCCTTGAACTTGTCACTGGCCAGATAGAGCAGAAGCTGTGTGCGGAATGTCTGCCGTGCCGTGGGATCCATCAGGAAATCGCCGATATTGGGAAGCCACTGCTTGGTGACAGGTTCAAAATTGTTGATGAGCGGGAAGACTTCCACTTCAGCTTTCTCTGCCCGCAGGAAAGGCATTACCTTGTCGTCAGTGGAATGGACGGTACCGTTTTCAACCACCTGAAAAGGATGGTTTACGCTATCAAAGCCCTGCAAATGCCCGTCCGGCGTGAGCACGTGCAGCCATTCAGGAAAGAGGATATCAAGCTGAGGATAGTATTCCTTGAGCGAGACAAAGCTGGCCGCGTCCCAGGTGACGTAATACGCCGCGCGGATACCTTCATCCGTATTCAGCACAACCTGTGAAGGCGAAGACTTTGTTTTGCGGTGAGTATTCTTGGCGCTGGGCCGCTTTCGGTGTTCACGCTCCTTCAAGGCGCGCAGGTTGCGCTTTTGTTCCGGCATCAGCACGTGGGGCAGCGGATCAGACTGCACGAAAACCGTGATGATGAAAAACAGCACAAGACCGCTGATGATGGCGCCAAGCACACTCAGCAGTATGCGCAAGCGCCCCCAGCGCTTCCGGTCGGGATCGTAGAAAATGGATTTTGCCATTGCTGGATTGTTACCAACCATCGTAAGCGGCAGGGGGAAGCAGGTCAATCAGGCATTGCCCTTGCGTACCCTCACGGTTGTACGACAGGGAACAGGCCTTTAAACTAGGGCATTCCCCAACCATGATAAAACTCATTGAACTGGTGCGGCGCAACTGGCCCTTCTTCCTACTGGTAACCATCGCCGGAGTGGCCTTGCGGCTCTTTTTTGTCTTCCGCTATCCGCACCTAGCCGGGGACACCTGGGTTTATGGCGATATTGCCAAGAACTGGCTGGACCACGGGATTTTTGGCCTCACCGACAATGGTGCCGCCCGCCCTACG
This portion of the Terriglobia bacterium genome encodes:
- a CDS encoding BON domain-containing protein, which produces MRNLNKLALIVALGSGFAIAQSTPASPSTAPSSTSQPSSMPDQQPSTTAPDQGKSPANSPEQLPNTDQKKSDQSADQNKMPQSDAAPAAANGDVQSTIQSAIQKDPSLASANVTVDVKNGKSVELTGTVPSKDAKDAAERIAKENSGGLKVKNHLKVASANMPDKSDKSKSDNMSNPK
- a CDS encoding cupin yields the protein MPTHIDKPTRIKAAGNMPKIIDEFFGRVNSKTERLSIAHMRSPAGWQEPGQTPEFEEYTIVIRGKLHVQHKDGSFDVSAGEAVVSHPGEWIQYSTPDEATEYIAICLPAFSPQTVHRDDEP
- a CDS encoding M61 family peptidase; its protein translation is MSIHPCKLAVAVLLWSLMASAQSNITERLNVDATDAPRNMLHATITIPVASGPVTIVYPKWIPGNHRPTGPIQNFTGLHFKAGSRELEWQRDLEDMYAFHLQIPAGVTELQASYDTITYNGKSSLSSSKVLDLLWNQVVLYPKGATTDSVQVAASVRLPEVWKFGTALTPTQQNGNSVEFQTVSLTRLVDSPLIAGSIYRQIQITPAGEPLTHVVDMVGESDEAIQITDKDIASLKQLVAETGKLFGARHYTKYTFLLTLGDQTAHHGLEHHESSDNGTDEEMFSDADVHDLEADLLPHEFVHSWNGKYKRPAGLATPNYQEPMHGDLLWVYEGLTDYLGNLLAARTGLRSPDQFRENLAYTAAMLDHRAGRTWRPLQDTATSVQSLFAAPAEWTNWRRTADYYPEGYLIWLEVDSLIRQKSNGQKSLNDFCRLFYGGKSGPPTVVPYKFEDVVATLNQVVPNDWAKLLRERLDSKSPHAPMGGITNGGWKLVYSGQKNTTMEAREKNSESIDLSFSLGFIATKQGDVLDVIPGAPAYAAGLGPGMKVIAVNGRKWSKDVVRAALRGSIKGQQPIYLLAENGEYYSTYQVNYHEGERYPHLVREDGQPNILDEIIKPQAAGQ
- a CDS encoding glycosyltransferase; this encodes MAKSIFYDPDRKRWGRLRILLSVLGAIISGLVLFFIITVFVQSDPLPHVLMPEQKRNLRALKEREHRKRPSAKNTHRKTKSSPSQVVLNTDEGIRAAYYVTWDAASFVSLKEYYPQLDILFPEWLHVLTPDGHLQGFDSVNHPFQVVENGTVHSTDDKVMPFLRAEKAEVEVFPLINNFEPVTKQWLPNIGDFLMDPTARQTFRTQLLLYLASDKFKGAAIDFEEIPLKAQPGFLALMQELGHDLHARGLRLYVNVPVADKDYDYPALAAAADGLVIMNYDQHQVTSAPGPVAAQDWFTANLKQAVKDIPKTKIICAIGSYGYDWKLSGRKKRITNVDTNNVQEAWLHARESSAEIELDSDSLNPHFAYMEDGGQEHQVWFLDAVTALNQMRSARDQGIRTFALWRLGSEDRSLWKIWDNPTETGAEQKLAVVPSGEDVDKEGDGEILYIQQRPKPGQREVKLDSDGKFVASEKMTVLPEPYQLKALGWKDKQVAITFDDGPDSLYTPQILDILKRENAPATFFLIGLQTQKFPGLAQRIYDEGHDIGNHTFTHPDISDVSSWYMKRVELQLTEKLFASKMGVKPLYFRPPYSIDQDPDIADQVRPLELVQTEGYITVGSKIDPNDWRKGQTAAEIVTEVMDQAQRAATKGCQTRGPLYCGNIILLHDGGGDRSATVQALPAVIEGLRARGFKIVSVEELLGKTRADVMPELPSNEVLGARLDGYVFQLGRWLAQFIVLVFFIGDVLMSARLLGIGALATYDRLRTPAPVGGPDYKPKVTVIIPAFNEEKVIENTVRSALASDYPNLRTIVVDDGSKDATSAVVREKFAREIADGRVLLLTKTNAGKAEALNHALKHTQDEIYVGIDADTVIAPNAISILVPHFADARVAAVAGNAKVGNRVNLWTRWQALEYITSQNFERRALNVFGAVSVVPGAIGAWRVSAVREAGGYHTDTVAEDADLTMSLLENGWRVVNEDRALAFTEAPTNARGLMRQRFRWSFGILQAVWKHGAAIRRRSRLGWIALPNIIIFQIMLPLVSPFIDIMFLFGVLEYAAARYFHPESTDASSFERLAFYFVIFLAIDFIASALAFLLERRVEGTGEDAQLLLHLWLQRFSYRQLFSAVLAKTVKRAIDGKPFAWDKLERTAAVTKNRIPATPNPGQS